A stretch of Babylonia areolata isolate BAREFJ2019XMU chromosome 23, ASM4173473v1, whole genome shotgun sequence DNA encodes these proteins:
- the LOC143297996 gene encoding uncharacterized protein LOC143297996, whose amino-acid sequence MADDNTLWVGGLADEVTEDHLYELFLQAGPLEKVVRPKDKDGTCKKFAFVEFRHAESVPYAIQVMDGVKLFNHHLRLKGRTGSQHDSSRSDSPSTLSHSHSDRGHSSFRGGPEYHRSRSFHGVSRSMSGEERRGPHPLSQPFSSSGAYGASNMQPQSFEERRNRLLHKQNMSLGAYSQMQGGHHQYGSHNYAQSFSGYGQQQGPQQQWYLNNY is encoded by the exons ATGGCCGACGACAACACACTGTGGGTCGGAGGACTGGCTGACGAAGTGACAGAAGATCATCTTTACGAATTATTTCTGCAG GCAGGCCCTTTAGAGAAAGTTGTACGTCCTAAAGACAAAGATGGCACATGCAAAAAGTTTGCCTTTGTGGAATTCCGACATGCTGAGTCAGTCCCTTACGCCATTCAGGTCATGGACGGGGTCAAGTTGTTTAACCACCATCTGCGCTTGAAAGGGCGGACAGGCTCTCAGCATGACAGCAGCCGTTCAGATTCTCCTTCCACACTCTCTCATTCCCACAGTGACAGAGGGCATAGCAGTTTTCGAGGTGGACCTGAGTACCATCGTTCCCGGTCTTTTCATG GGGTGAGCAGGTCAATgtcaggggaagagaggagaggccCACACCCCCTGTCCCAACCGTTCAGCAGCAGTGGTGCATATGGAGCGTCCAACATGCAGCCACAGTCCTTTGAGGAACGCAG GAATCGATTACTGCACAAGCAGAACATGTCCCTGGGGGCATACAGCCAGATGCAAGGTGGCCATCACCAGTATGGCAGTCACAACTATGCTCAGAGCTTCAGCGGCTATGGACAGCAGCAGGGCCCTCAGCAGCAGTGGTATCTGAATAACTATTAA